The window ACCCGGCGGCAACGGCCAGTTCGGGTTGCGGCGTGAAGCCGTGCCCGACGCAGACGGCGTCGACCTGGTGGGTGCGTTCGGTGCCGGGCACGACCGACCAGTCCGCGCACACCCGGGCGGTGACGACCTCGCGGACCCGCTCGTCCCCGCGCGCTTCGACGACCGCGCGGCCCAGGTGGTACGGCACGCGGTGGCGGGCGAGGGTGGCGAGGTAGCGGGCGAGTTCGCCGGTCTTGCGCACTTGAAGCCCCCATCCTTTGAGGACGGTCGCGGCGGTATTGGCCTCGAGGACGCCTGCCACATCGGCCCCGACGGCGAGCAGCGATGCGGCGACGGGCAGCAGGAAGGGCCCGGCCCCGGCAACAAGCACCCGCCGCCCGACGGCGACCCGCTCCCCCTTGGCCAGCGCCTGCGCGGCACCCGCGGTGAAGACGCCGGGCAGCTGCCAGCCGGGGAAGGGCAGGGTGCGATCGTGCGCGCCGGTGGCGAGGATCAGCGCGTCGGGTTCGAGGGTGTACCGGGTCCGGCCGGAGCCGTCGGCCGGGCCGCGCAGGACGTGGATCCGGAGCATCGCTCGCCGGTGGCCGGTGGCTGAACCGCCTGGTGCTGCGGCATCTTGCGCATTTCGCTCGCCGGTTCGCGGATCGCCCGGCGCAGAAGCACCCCGTCCGCCGGGCGCGGCGGCTTCCAGCGCCCACACGGTGCTTTCCGGCCACCACTCGCATCGGCTCACCAACCCCTCGAAACCGTGCGGCCGGCCGTACCGCCTCCGGTGGTACTGGCCGCCCGGTGCGTCCGACTGGTCCAGGACCGTCACCCGCGCCCCGGCGCGGAGCGCGTGCTCGGCCGCCGCGAGGCCGGCCGGGCCCGCGCCCACGATCACCACCCACGTCATGCGTCCTCCTGCCGGGACTGGGTGCGGATCTCGTCGCCGTCGGCGGCGCGGCGACGGCAGGCGCGGACGTCCGGCACTCCGTTCACCGTCAGCAAGCAGTCGAAGCACGCGCCGATTCCGCAGAACACGCCGCGCGGCGCACCGGATCTCGTGGTGCGCCACGACAGCCGTCCGGCGGCCAGGAGCACCGCGGCCACGGTTTGGCCCGCGATGCCCGGCACCGGCTCGCCGTCGACGCTGATCTCGATCACGCGAGCACCGCCGGACGGTCCACAGTGAACTCCTCCACCGGCATCGACAGCGACGCCCCGGTCAGCAGCTCGCACAGCAGCCTCGCCGTCCCGACGCTCAAGCCGATCCCCGCGCCTTCGTGTCCCGTTGCGTGCCAAAGGTTTTCGACTCGCGGATCCTCGCCGAGGACGGGAAGGTGATCGTCCACATAGGGCCGGAAGCCGCCGTACGCGCGCATCACCGCGGCGTTGGCCAGGGACGGGAACAGTCGCAACGCCTTGGCCGCGATCGCAGTCAGCACGTCCGGCACGATCGCGTCGTCGAAGCCGACGCGGCGCCGCGACGAGCCGATCAGGACCGTGCCGCCCCGCGTCGACTCGACGACGGCGGAGGTCTGCAGCTCGCCGCCGCCGGAGCCGACCGCCCCGACGTAGTCCGCGTCGTAGACCTTGTGCCGCACCACGCCGGGCATCGGCGTGGTCACCAGCACCTCGCCGCGCCGGGGCCGGACCGCAATCGGGGCGCCCAGCCGCGCCGAGACTTCGCCCGCCCACGGGCCCGCCGCGTTCACGACGACGTCGGTATCGAGGACCTCGCCGGGGACGCGAACTCCGGTGATCCGGCCGCCGCGGACGACGGCGCCGGTGACCTCGGTGTCGATGCGCAGGCGGGCACCGTGCGCGAGGGCCGAGCCGAGCAGGGCCAGCGTCGCGGCGGCCGGCTGGACCTGCGCGTCCTCCGGGTAGCGGACGGCGGCGGTGACCTCGCGGGTCAGCGCCGGTTCGGCCGCCACGAGGTCCACTGTGGACAGTGGGTCGACGCGGACCCCGGCTTCGACCTGCTCCGCGGCAAACGCTTTCAGCGCGTGCGCGCCGGCTTCGGTGGTGGCGACGACGATGCCGCCCTTCGGGTCGAACTCCGTCGCGGTCGCCGCGCGCGGGTCGAGATCGGCGATGATCCGCGGCCACAGCCGGGCCGAGAGCTGCGCGAGCCGGAGTTCCGCGCCCGGCCCCTTGTCCGAGACGAGCAGGTTGCCCTCGCCGTGCGAGGTGGTGCCGCCCGCGGGCCGGCCACGGTCGACGACGAGGACGTCGAACCCGGCGAGACTCAGCTCCCGAGCGCACGCCGCCCCGACTACTCCGGCTCCGATCACCGCCACCCGCGTTCGGTTCATCGACCCTCCGCCGTTCGGTAAAGCGAACGATCGGAGGTTAAGTCTCGCGCGGCGGAGCTGTCAACGGGTGCGGCCGCCCGTCGAGGCGTTCGCCGTCGCGGTACTGCAGCAGCAGCACCGAGTGCACGGGCGCGGCGAGCGCGGTGTAGGTGTGCGGCTCGCGGGCGTCGAAGGCGACGTAGTCCCCGGGCCCGAGGTCGACGGTCCGCCCGCCGACCTCGACGCGCAGCCCGCCGGCCTGCACGACGGTGTGCTCGACCCCGACGTGGCCCTGCGACCGCTGGGGCGCGTCGCCGCGGACGACCTGGTCGTAGACCTCGAACACGCTGTTCTCGGCTTCGATCCGCCGCAGCGGCCGCAAGTCGACGCCCTCACCGCGGAGAACTTCGACGTCGGCCGCGCGCACGACGGTCAGCCCGCCGCGCGGCCGGTGGTCGAGCAGGTCGGAGATGGCCACCTCGAGGGCGCGCGACAGGCTGAAGACGGTCTCGATGGTCGGGTTGCCGGTGCCGGCCTCGAGCTGCGAAAGGGTGGCCTTGCCGATCCCGGACCGCCGGGACAGCTCGGACAGCGACAGGCCCCGCGCCGCCCGCGCGGCCCGCAGGTTGACGGCGAGCATGTCCCGGATCGACGGCTGACCGTCGTCGGTCGCGGTCGTCCCACCGTTCGGTAAAGCGTCCATCGAGGCCTGTCTCCGTTCGGTTTGCCGATCGGGCCAGGGCCATGATGACACGCCGAACGCCGCGCCGGAATCGACGCGCCCGATCCGTGGACATCCGAGGTGTTCCGGGCTGGCGCGTCAAAGACCGAGCCAGCCGCGGTACGCGGGCAGGTCGACGTTGCTCCCGCAGACGATCGTCACCACGTGCCGCCCGGCGAAACGAGCTCGGTCCTCGAGGATCGCCGCGAGGCCGAGCGCCGCCGACGGCTCCACGACCAGGCCCGCGTGCTCCAGGAACAGCCGCATTCCCGCGATGATCGACGCCTCCTGCACGAGGACGGCATCGTCGGCCAGCACCAGAAGATCGTCGAGGACCTCGGGGATCGGGAACCGGCCCGCGACGCCGTCGGCGATCGTGTCGGCCGAGTCCGTCGTGACGACGCGCCGCTCGCGCCAGGACAGGGTCATCGCCGGGGCGCGCTCGGGCTGGACGGCGAGCACTTCGGTGCCGGGCGCGGCCGCCTTCAGGACGTGGCCGACCCCGGTGGCCAGCGCCCCGCCGCCGAGGGCGACGAGGACCGCGTCGAACGGCCCGGCGGCCGCCAGCTCCAGGCCGATCGTCGCCGCGCCCTCGCACGTCTCGACGTCCAGGCTGTCCTCGACCAGCCGGACACCGCGTTCCTTCGCGAGGGCCACCGCCCGTGCGCGAGCCAGCTCGAAGTCGCCGTCGACCAGTTCCAGGTCGGCGCCGAACGCCCGGATGCGCTCGAGCTTCGCCGCGGGCGCGAACCGCGACGCCACGACGGTGACGTCGATCCCGCGGCTCCGCCCGGACAGCGCGAGGGCCTGCCCGAGGTTGCCGGCACTGGCGCACACGGCGGCCCGTTCGCCGCGTTCGGCGAGGCCGTG of the Amycolatopsis sp. NBC_01488 genome contains:
- a CDS encoding FAD/NAD(P)-dependent oxidoreductase, translating into MTWVVIVGAGPAGLAAAEHALRAGARVTVLDQSDAPGGQYHRRRYGRPHGFEGLVSRCEWWPESTVWALEAAAPGGRGASAPGDPRTGERNAQDAAAPGGSATGHRRAMLRIHVLRGPADGSGRTRYTLEPDALILATGAHDRTLPFPGWQLPGVFTAGAAQALAKGERVAVGRRVLVAGAGPFLLPVAASLLAVGADVAGVLEANTAATVLKGWGLQVRKTGELARYLATLARHRVPYHLGRAVVEARGDERVREVVTARVCADWSVVPGTERTHQVDAVCVGHGFTPQPELAVAAGCVLDGGFVRVRDDQRTSVTGVFAAGEITGIGGADAARAEGAVAGCAAAGGTPSRGLLRERDRTRAFAQRLKTAHPIGAAWAGWLRDDTIVCRCEETTYGRLKTAAADSVTPGSHALKLGTRAGLGPCQGRMCGPAVAELCGGVERHHRPIAQPIRLGELADPKETPA
- a CDS encoding (2Fe-2S)-binding protein, with translation MEISVDGEPVPGIAGQTVAAVLLAAGRLSWRTTRSGAPRGVFCGIGACFDCLLTVNGVPDVRACRRRAADGDEIRTQSRQEDA
- a CDS encoding NAD(P)/FAD-dependent oxidoreductase, with the protein product MNRTRVAVIGAGVVGAACARELSLAGFDVLVVDRGRPAGGTTSHGEGNLLVSDKGPGAELRLAQLSARLWPRIIADLDPRAATATEFDPKGGIVVATTEAGAHALKAFAAEQVEAGVRVDPLSTVDLVAAEPALTREVTAAVRYPEDAQVQPAAATLALLGSALAHGARLRIDTEVTGAVVRGGRITGVRVPGEVLDTDVVVNAAGPWAGEVSARLGAPIAVRPRRGEVLVTTPMPGVVRHKVYDADYVGAVGSGGGELQTSAVVESTRGGTVLIGSSRRRVGFDDAIVPDVLTAIAAKALRLFPSLANAAVMRAYGGFRPYVDDHLPVLGEDPRVENLWHATGHEGAGIGLSVGTARLLCELLTGASLSMPVEEFTVDRPAVLA
- a CDS encoding helix-turn-helix domain-containing protein; protein product: MDALPNGGTTATDDGQPSIRDMLAVNLRAARAARGLSLSELSRRSGIGKATLSQLEAGTGNPTIETVFSLSRALEVAISDLLDHRPRGGLTVVRAADVEVLRGEGVDLRPLRRIEAENSVFEVYDQVVRGDAPQRSQGHVGVEHTVVQAGGLRVEVGGRTVDLGPGDYVAFDAREPHTYTALAAPVHSVLLLQYRDGERLDGRPHPLTAPPRET
- a CDS encoding threonine ammonia-lyase, coding for MADTRLDLGRIRAARRVIDPVFLDSPLYRCEPLERALGCRVSVKLETANPVRSFKGRGTELVGHGLAERGERAAVCASAGNLGQALALSGRSRGIDVTVVASRFAPAAKLERIRAFGADLELVDGDFELARARAVALAKERGVRLVEDSLDVETCEGAATIGLELAAAGPFDAVLVALGGGALATGVGHVLKAAAPGTEVLAVQPERAPAMTLSWRERRVVTTDSADTIADGVAGRFPIPEVLDDLLVLADDAVLVQEASIIAGMRLFLEHAGLVVEPSAALGLAAILEDRARFAGRHVVTIVCGSNVDLPAYRGWLGL